A window from Nocardioides mesophilus encodes these proteins:
- a CDS encoding low molecular weight protein-tyrosine-phosphatase produces MPSVPVPPVPRLPAPRDDRAPYRVALVCLGNICRSPMADVVLAERAAAAGLDVEVVSSGTGGWHVGDPMDRRAAALLTAHGYDASRHEARRFDGGWFDECDLVLAMDRQNLADVLDAAGPDRRTVLDGERVRLFRDFDPRAEGADREVPDPYYGGDDGFVAVLAMIERTADRIVGLLAELLGRPEAR; encoded by the coding sequence GTGCCGTCGGTGCCCGTGCCGCCGGTGCCGCGGCTGCCCGCGCCGCGGGACGACCGCGCGCCGTACCGCGTCGCGCTGGTCTGCCTGGGCAACATCTGCCGCTCGCCGATGGCCGACGTGGTCCTCGCCGAGCGCGCCGCCGCGGCCGGCCTCGACGTCGAGGTGGTGAGCTCGGGCACCGGCGGCTGGCACGTCGGCGACCCGATGGACCGGCGGGCCGCCGCGCTGCTCACCGCGCACGGCTACGACGCGAGTCGGCACGAGGCACGCCGGTTCGACGGCGGCTGGTTCGACGAGTGCGACCTGGTGCTGGCGATGGACCGGCAGAACCTCGCCGACGTCCTCGACGCCGCCGGGCCAGACCGGCGCACGGTGCTCGACGGGGAGCGGGTGCGGCTCTTCCGCGACTTCGACCCGCGCGCCGAGGGCGCGGACCGGGAGGTGCCGGACCCCTACTACGGCGGCGACGACGGGTTCGTCGCGGTGCTGGCGATGATCGAGCGCACCGCGGACCGGATCGTCGGCCTGCTCGCCGAGCTGCTCGGCCGGCCGGAGGCGCGCTGA
- a CDS encoding response regulator transcription factor has protein sequence MSSESPSHVLVVDDDRAVRESLRRSLEFNGYVVSLAADGADALAAIAVRQPDALVVDVMMPRLDGLETTRALRAAGNDLPILVLTARDSVGDRVEGLDAGADDYLTKPFALEELLARLRALLRRTHPAPDGNPDEVLAFSDLSLDIGTREVRRGDRQIELTRTEFALLEMFLRRPRRVLERSFILEEVWGYDFPTTANSLEVYVGYLRRKTEAEGEPRLIHTVRGVGYVLKEA, from the coding sequence GTGAGCAGCGAAAGTCCTTCCCACGTCCTCGTCGTCGACGACGACCGGGCGGTGCGCGAGTCGCTGCGCCGCTCGCTGGAGTTCAACGGGTACGTCGTGAGCCTGGCCGCCGACGGCGCCGACGCCCTGGCCGCGATCGCGGTCCGCCAGCCCGACGCGCTGGTGGTCGACGTGATGATGCCGCGCCTGGACGGCCTCGAGACGACCCGCGCGCTGCGCGCCGCCGGCAACGACCTGCCGATCCTGGTGCTGACCGCCCGCGACTCCGTCGGGGACCGGGTCGAGGGGCTGGACGCGGGCGCCGACGACTACCTGACCAAGCCGTTCGCCCTCGAGGAGCTTCTCGCCCGGCTGCGGGCGCTGCTGCGGCGCACCCACCCCGCCCCCGACGGCAACCCCGACGAGGTCCTCGCCTTCTCCGACCTCTCCCTCGACATCGGCACCCGCGAGGTCCGCCGGGGCGACCGTCAGATCGAGCTGACCCGCACCGAGTTCGCCCTGCTCGAGATGTTCCTGCGCCGGCCCCGCCGGGTCCTGGAGCGCTCGTTCATCCTCGAGGAGGTGTGGGGCTACGACTTCCCGACCACGGCGAACTCCCTGGAGGTCTACGTCGGCTACCTGCGGCGCAAGACCGAGGCCGAGGGTGAGCCGCGGCTGATCCACACCGTCCGCGGCGTGGGGTACGTCCTCAAGGAGGCCTGA
- a CDS encoding S1C family serine protease has product MSEHTPDHPNTPDREDTHVFGGTQHQYYSPNPGFAPTPEGATSRSSNRGGTRIVIASLVVGGLAGLAGAAGFSAVDGIVGDGVNNASSSTESRVSTPISATQDTPAPDGSVEQVAASVLPSVVKINVRGADGSAGSGSGIILSSDGEILTNNHVASVAGNGGSMAVNFSDGTSAPATLVGTDPLTDLAVIKATGVSGLTPAKIGHSNQLDVGENVVAIGAPFGLESTVTSGIVSALNRPVSVGESQGTATTYPAIQTDAAINPGNSGGPLVNMRGEVVGINSSIRTATSSMQGQGGSIGLGFAIPIDEVLPIVDQLRNNETPTHAQLGVSVGDSVSNDGLVSGAKVARVVPGSPAADAGLRTGDVITRVDDQIVSDSQSLVATIRGHRPGDQVKLVVASAGGGTKTLTATLGSDGGTPSS; this is encoded by the coding sequence ATGAGCGAGCACACTCCCGACCACCCGAACACCCCTGACCGCGAGGACACGCACGTCTTCGGGGGCACGCAGCACCAGTACTACTCCCCGAATCCCGGGTTTGCCCCGACCCCGGAGGGGGCAACCTCACGGTCGAGCAACAGGGGCGGCACTCGGATCGTGATCGCCTCGCTTGTCGTAGGAGGGCTCGCCGGGCTGGCTGGCGCTGCGGGGTTCTCCGCCGTGGACGGCATCGTCGGGGATGGCGTGAACAACGCGTCATCCTCGACGGAGTCGCGGGTGAGCACGCCGATCTCCGCCACCCAGGACACCCCGGCCCCCGACGGCTCGGTCGAGCAGGTCGCCGCTTCGGTGCTGCCCTCGGTCGTCAAGATCAACGTCCGCGGCGCCGACGGCTCCGCCGGTTCGGGATCGGGGATCATCCTCAGCTCCGACGGGGAGATCCTCACCAACAACCACGTGGCTTCCGTGGCCGGCAACGGCGGCAGCATGGCCGTGAACTTCAGCGACGGCACCAGCGCGCCGGCGACCCTCGTCGGCACCGACCCGCTGACCGACCTCGCGGTCATCAAGGCGACCGGCGTCTCCGGGCTGACCCCGGCCAAGATCGGCCACTCGAACCAGCTCGACGTCGGTGAGAACGTGGTCGCGATCGGCGCGCCGTTCGGTCTCGAGTCCACGGTCACCAGCGGCATCGTCAGCGCGCTGAACCGGCCGGTCTCCGTCGGCGAGAGCCAGGGCACCGCGACGACGTACCCCGCCATCCAGACCGACGCGGCGATCAACCCCGGCAACTCCGGCGGCCCGCTGGTCAACATGCGCGGCGAGGTCGTGGGCATCAACTCCTCGATCCGCACCGCGACCAGCAGCATGCAGGGCCAGGGCGGCTCGATCGGCCTCGGCTTCGCGATCCCGATCGACGAGGTGCTGCCGATCGTGGACCAGCTGCGCAACAACGAGACCCCGACCCACGCCCAGCTCGGCGTCAGCGTCGGCGACTCGGTCAGCAACGACGGCCTGGTCAGCGGCGCCAAGGTGGCCCGGGTCGTCCCCGGCTCGCCCGCGGCCGACGCCGGCCTGCGCACCGGTGACGTGATCACCCGGGTCGACGACCAGATCGTCAGCGACTCGCAGTCCCTGGTCGCGACCATCCGCGGGCACCGGCCCGGCGACCAGGTGAAGCTCGTCGTGGCCTCCGCGGGAGGCGGCACCAAGACGCTGACCGCTACGCTCGGGAGCGACGGAGGCACCCCCTCCTCCTGA
- a CDS encoding sensor histidine kinase translates to MARGSRSYSCRTIETSDGAYRVAAVPSNEPGTALVLAQSLRSNQYTLEKLGFVLFVFGALGVIGAALAGWAVARNGLRPVRRLTDAAEEIARTEELEPIEVEGNDEIARLATAFNAMLAALSASRDRQRRLVADAGHELRTPLTSLRTNLDLLMQADARGGLSPDSRTELMSDIRFQMEELTTLIGDLTELARDDRAPTAIEQVELAEVVDRAVERVRRRAQGLHFDVRTAPWWLVGEPAALERAITNLLDNAAKWSPPLGTVTVRLATGTLLIEDEGHGISDEDLPHVFDRFYRSAEARTLPGSGLGLSIVHQVVERHGGTVSAGRAASGGAAFRLTLPGGAVRRPPDNHGPAAEVAGPGRPGGPDGLGGPGGPDGSDDSAKIMR, encoded by the coding sequence GTGGCTCGCGGGTCGCGCAGCTACTCCTGCCGGACCATCGAGACCAGCGACGGCGCCTACCGGGTGGCCGCGGTCCCCAGCAACGAGCCCGGGACGGCGCTGGTGCTCGCGCAGTCGCTGCGCAGCAACCAGTACACCCTGGAGAAGCTCGGCTTCGTGCTCTTCGTCTTCGGCGCGCTCGGCGTCATCGGCGCCGCGCTCGCCGGATGGGCGGTGGCCCGTAACGGGCTGAGACCGGTGCGCCGGCTCACCGACGCCGCGGAGGAGATCGCGCGGACCGAGGAGCTCGAGCCGATCGAGGTCGAGGGCAACGACGAGATCGCCCGGCTGGCCACCGCCTTCAACGCGATGCTGGCGGCGCTGTCGGCCAGCCGGGACCGACAACGTCGGCTCGTCGCCGACGCCGGCCACGAGCTGCGCACCCCGCTGACCTCGCTGCGGACCAACCTCGACCTGCTCATGCAGGCCGACGCCCGGGGAGGGCTGTCCCCGGATTCGCGCACCGAGCTGATGAGCGACATCAGGTTCCAGATGGAGGAGCTGACCACGCTGATCGGCGACCTCACCGAGCTCGCGCGCGACGACCGGGCACCGACCGCCATCGAGCAGGTGGAGCTCGCCGAGGTCGTCGACCGGGCGGTCGAGCGGGTACGCCGGCGCGCGCAGGGCCTGCACTTCGACGTCCGGACGGCCCCGTGGTGGCTGGTCGGCGAGCCGGCCGCCCTCGAGCGGGCGATCACGAACCTGCTCGACAACGCCGCGAAGTGGAGCCCGCCGCTGGGCACCGTCACGGTCCGGCTGGCCACCGGCACCCTGCTCATCGAGGACGAGGGGCACGGGATCAGCGACGAGGACCTGCCGCACGTGTTCGACCGGTTCTACCGCTCCGCCGAGGCGCGCACGCTGCCCGGCTCCGGGCTCGGCCTCTCGATCGTGCACCAGGTCGTCGAGCGGCACGGGGGCACGGTCTCGGCCGGTCGCGCCGCCTCCGGAGGAGCGGCCTTCCGGCTCACGCTCCCCGGCGGCGCCGTACGGCGGCCCCCCGACAACCACGGCCCCGCCGCCGAGGTCGCGGGTCCGGGTCGCCCCGGCGGCCCAGACGGACTGGGCGGCCCGGGCGGTCCGGACGGCTCCGACGACAGCGCGAAGATCATGCGGTAG
- a CDS encoding phage holin family protein, producing the protein MRFLLWVVVNALALAAAAWLLDGIRITGADTEDRLLTLVLVALVFGVVNAVVAPVVKLLSLPFIILTLGLLLVVINALMLLLTEWIARQLDLGFHVRDFWTAVLGAIVITVATWVLEIALPDGT; encoded by the coding sequence GTGAGGTTCCTGCTGTGGGTGGTCGTGAACGCGCTGGCCCTCGCCGCGGCGGCCTGGCTGCTCGACGGCATCCGGATCACCGGAGCCGACACCGAGGACCGGCTGCTCACCCTGGTGCTGGTCGCGCTGGTCTTCGGCGTGGTCAACGCCGTCGTCGCCCCGGTCGTCAAGCTGCTGTCGCTGCCCTTCATCATCCTCACGCTGGGGCTGCTGCTCGTGGTGATCAACGCGCTGATGCTGCTGCTCACCGAGTGGATCGCCCGCCAGCTCGACCTGGGGTTCCACGTCCGGGACTTCTGGACCGCGGTGCTCGGCGCGATCGTCATCACCGTGGCCACCTGGGTCCTCGAGATCGCGCTGCCGGACGGGACGTGA
- a CDS encoding NADH:flavin oxidoreductase/NADH oxidase, translated as MTHLFSPVHLRDTTVRNRVWVAPMCQYSAVDGVPNDWHLVHLGSFARGGAGLVLTEATAVSPEGRISPVDTGIWNDAQRDAWVPIVEFVHGQGAVAGIQLAHAGRKASTRPPFEGRGVVPVEEGGWETVAPSAVEYPGLAVPRALSIAEIDQVVDDFVAAARRSIEAGFDVLEIHAAHGYLLHQFLSPLSNRRQDEYGGPLAGRSRLLLRVVEAVRAAVPAMTPLLVRLSATDWVEGGWTPEESVALARLLREAGVDLVDVSSGGNAPAEIPVGPGYQVAFARQIREEAGIPTGAVGLITEPKQAEEVLADGAADVVLLARALLRDPHWALRAAHELGVRVGEGVDWPKQYLRATLG; from the coding sequence ATGACGCACCTCTTCTCGCCCGTCCACTTGCGCGACACCACGGTGCGCAACCGTGTGTGGGTCGCCCCCATGTGCCAGTACTCCGCCGTCGACGGCGTCCCGAACGACTGGCACCTCGTGCACCTCGGCTCGTTCGCGCGCGGCGGCGCCGGCCTGGTCCTCACCGAGGCCACCGCCGTCTCCCCGGAGGGCCGGATCTCCCCGGTCGACACCGGCATCTGGAACGACGCGCAGCGCGACGCCTGGGTGCCCATCGTGGAGTTCGTCCACGGCCAGGGCGCGGTGGCCGGCATCCAGCTGGCGCACGCCGGGCGCAAGGCCTCCACCCGGCCGCCGTTCGAGGGTCGCGGCGTGGTCCCGGTCGAGGAGGGCGGCTGGGAGACCGTCGCGCCGTCCGCGGTGGAGTATCCCGGCCTCGCGGTGCCCCGCGCGCTCAGCATCGCCGAGATCGACCAGGTGGTCGACGACTTCGTCGCGGCTGCCCGCCGCTCGATCGAGGCCGGCTTCGACGTCCTCGAGATCCACGCCGCGCACGGGTACCTGCTGCACCAGTTCCTCTCGCCGCTGTCGAACCGGCGCCAGGACGAGTACGGCGGCCCGCTGGCCGGCCGGTCCCGGCTGCTGCTGCGCGTGGTCGAGGCCGTGCGCGCCGCCGTACCCGCCATGACGCCGCTGCTGGTCCGGCTCTCGGCCACCGACTGGGTCGAGGGCGGCTGGACCCCGGAGGAGTCCGTGGCGCTGGCCCGGCTGCTGCGCGAGGCCGGCGTGGACCTGGTCGACGTCTCCTCCGGCGGCAACGCCCCGGCGGAGATCCCGGTGGGTCCGGGCTACCAGGTGGCGTTCGCCCGGCAGATCCGCGAGGAGGCCGGGATCCCGACCGGCGCGGTCGGGCTGATCACCGAGCCGAAGCAGGCCGAGGAGGTCCTCGCCGACGGCGCCGCCGACGTCGTGCTGCTGGCACGCGCCCTGCTGCGGGACCCGCACTGGGCGCTGCGGGCCGCGCACGAGCTCGGCGTCCGGGTCGGCGAGGGCGTCGACTGGCCGAAGCAGTACCTCCGCGCCACCCTGGGCTGA
- a CDS encoding anthranilate synthase family protein — MTDPGPAPSAAAALRALEALQGHEAWAVIRLRDSATVTLVGGRRTTVQRLAEVPLEEGAPPPARRFDRLLAVPFRQAAERGFEVHDDGTPLTVVEIDSETEVALADLLAALPDEPVEFEDRGGFETSDEEYGAVVERIIGQEIGNGEGANLVVGRHYRARLRDWDAARALTVFRRLLERERGAYWTYCFFTGERYLIGASPERHVSVHGGDVRMNPISGTFRLPREQDGVGPAELKQRLLDFLADEKEIYELFMVVDEELKMMCDVCNEGGQVLGPFLKPMTHLVHTEYLLAGRTGRDVRDVLRDTMYAATVTGSPVENACRLIKKYEPEGRGYYGAALALLGRDAAGAPTADSPIVIRTADVSVDGELKVTAGATLVRDSDAASEVAETHAKAGGILSAFGLVPARTEPAEGVADLTHDEDVLIALASRNQRLSKFWLTDQGGSPPAPELKGRSVVILDGEDDFVNMLRHVLWVMGMTSTVVRHEDFEPGVLDGHDLVIVGPGPGDPRDTGHPKIAAFSAAIDGLLAARQPFLAVCLGHQVLCGRLGIELAYKDIVFQGTQSRVELDGREEVVGFYNTFVGRARGPLPAGVEVAADPVTGDIHMVAGPHFRGIQFHAESILSERGYDLIHDLVRELLA, encoded by the coding sequence ATGACAGACCCCGGCCCCGCGCCGTCCGCTGCCGCTGCGCTCCGGGCGCTCGAGGCGCTCCAGGGGCACGAGGCGTGGGCGGTGATCCGGCTGCGTGACTCGGCGACCGTGACGCTGGTGGGCGGCCGCCGTACGACGGTGCAGCGGCTCGCCGAGGTCCCCCTCGAGGAGGGAGCCCCGCCGCCGGCGCGCCGGTTCGACCGGCTGCTCGCCGTCCCGTTCCGGCAGGCCGCCGAGCGGGGCTTCGAGGTCCACGACGACGGCACCCCGCTGACCGTCGTGGAGATCGACTCCGAGACCGAGGTCGCGCTGGCCGACCTGCTCGCGGCGCTGCCCGACGAGCCGGTCGAGTTCGAGGACCGTGGCGGCTTCGAGACCTCCGACGAGGAGTACGGCGCCGTGGTCGAGCGGATCATCGGCCAGGAGATCGGCAACGGGGAGGGCGCGAACCTGGTCGTCGGCCGGCACTACCGGGCCCGGCTGCGCGACTGGGACGCGGCCAGGGCGCTGACGGTGTTCCGGCGGCTGCTCGAGCGCGAGCGCGGCGCCTACTGGACCTATTGCTTCTTCACCGGCGAGCGCTACCTGATCGGCGCGAGCCCCGAGCGGCACGTGTCCGTGCACGGCGGCGATGTCCGGATGAACCCGATCAGCGGCACCTTCCGGCTGCCCCGCGAGCAGGACGGTGTCGGGCCGGCCGAGCTGAAGCAGCGGCTGCTGGACTTCCTGGCCGACGAGAAGGAGATCTACGAGCTCTTCATGGTCGTCGACGAGGAGCTGAAGATGATGTGCGACGTCTGCAACGAGGGCGGTCAGGTGCTCGGCCCCTTCCTCAAGCCGATGACGCACCTGGTGCACACCGAGTACCTCCTCGCCGGGCGCACCGGCCGCGACGTCCGCGACGTGCTGCGCGACACGATGTACGCCGCGACCGTCACCGGCAGCCCGGTCGAGAACGCCTGCCGGCTGATCAAGAAGTACGAACCCGAGGGCCGCGGCTACTACGGCGCCGCGCTCGCGCTGCTCGGCCGCGACGCCGCCGGTGCGCCGACCGCGGACTCCCCGATCGTGATCCGCACCGCCGACGTCTCCGTCGACGGGGAGCTCAAGGTCACCGCCGGCGCCACCCTGGTCCGTGACTCCGACGCCGCCTCGGAGGTCGCCGAGACGCACGCCAAGGCCGGCGGCATCCTCTCCGCCTTCGGGCTGGTGCCGGCTCGCACCGAGCCCGCCGAGGGGGTCGCGGACCTCACCCACGACGAGGACGTGCTGATCGCGCTGGCCTCGCGCAACCAGCGGCTCTCGAAGTTCTGGCTCACCGACCAGGGCGGCTCGCCGCCGGCCCCGGAGCTGAAGGGCAGGTCGGTGGTCATCCTCGACGGCGAGGACGACTTCGTGAACATGCTCCGCCACGTCCTGTGGGTGATGGGGATGACCTCGACCGTGGTCCGCCACGAGGACTTCGAGCCCGGGGTCCTCGACGGCCACGACCTGGTCATCGTCGGCCCGGGCCCCGGCGACCCCCGCGACACCGGCCACCCCAAGATCGCCGCGTTCTCCGCCGCGATCGACGGGCTGCTCGCCGCCCGGCAGCCGTTCCTCGCGGTCTGCCTCGGGCACCAGGTGCTCTGCGGCCGGCTCGGCATCGAGCTGGCCTACAAGGACATCGTGTTCCAGGGCACCCAGTCGCGGGTCGAGCTGGACGGCCGCGAGGAGGTCGTCGGCTTCTACAACACGTTCGTGGGCCGTGCCCGGGGGCCGCTCCCGGCCGGGGTCGAGGTCGCCGCCGACCCGGTCACCGGGGACATCCACATGGTCGCCGGGCCGCACTTCCGCGGCATCCAGTTCCACGCCGAGTCGATCCTCAGCGAGCGCGGCTACGACCTGATCCACGACCTGGTCCGGGAGCTGCTGGCGTGA
- a CDS encoding EamA family transporter, with amino-acid sequence MSRRAPDPSSVTTGLVLVSTGALLFIVNAGVSRVALRAGVDPVTLTTVRVTGTAVLLLVVAALLRPDALRPPTGRLGLLIVAHGLIGVAALQWTYFVAIDRLPVGMALLLEYQAPILVAVWARVVQKEHVRSRMWVGLALAMVGLAAATGIGQGLAFDLVGVAAGLGAAVCFAAYFLIGEHGVDRLDPVRVILWSFLVATVAMNLVSPITAFPSGLLTDKVSMLGRLAEHQAPVWALLVWVVVLGTLVPFGVELTALRHLPATTVTMVAMLEPVGVAALGWVWFYETLDAIAVAGGVAVVVGILLAQSARRSPALIEPPHLA; translated from the coding sequence GTGTCCCGCCGTGCTCCCGACCCCTCCTCCGTCACGACGGGGCTGGTCCTGGTCAGCACCGGCGCCCTGCTGTTCATCGTCAACGCGGGGGTCTCTCGGGTGGCGCTGCGCGCCGGCGTCGACCCGGTCACGCTGACCACGGTGCGGGTCACGGGCACCGCGGTCCTGCTGCTCGTCGTGGCCGCGCTGCTGCGGCCGGACGCGCTGCGGCCGCCCACCGGCCGGCTCGGCCTGCTGATCGTGGCGCACGGGCTGATCGGGGTGGCCGCGCTGCAGTGGACCTACTTCGTGGCGATCGACCGGCTGCCGGTCGGGATGGCGCTGCTGCTGGAGTACCAGGCGCCGATCCTGGTGGCCGTCTGGGCCCGGGTGGTGCAGAAGGAGCACGTCCGGAGCCGGATGTGGGTCGGGCTGGCGCTGGCCATGGTCGGGCTGGCCGCCGCGACCGGGATCGGGCAGGGGCTCGCCTTCGACCTGGTGGGGGTCGCGGCCGGACTGGGCGCGGCGGTCTGCTTCGCGGCGTACTTCCTGATCGGGGAGCACGGCGTGGACCGGCTGGACCCGGTCCGGGTGATCCTCTGGTCGTTCCTGGTCGCCACCGTGGCGATGAACCTGGTCTCGCCGATCACCGCGTTCCCGTCGGGCCTGCTCACCGACAAGGTGTCGATGCTCGGCCGGCTCGCGGAGCACCAGGCTCCGGTGTGGGCGCTGCTGGTCTGGGTGGTGGTGCTGGGCACTCTGGTGCCCTTCGGGGTCGAGCTGACCGCGCTGCGGCACCTCCCGGCGACCACGGTGACGATGGTGGCGATGCTGGAGCCGGTCGGGGTCGCGGCGCTCGGCTGGGTGTGGTTCTACGAGACCCTCGACGCGATCGCGGTCGCCGGCGGGGTCGCGGTCGTGGTCGGGATCCTGCTCGCCCAGTCCGCCCGGCGCTCCCCGGCGCTGATCGAGCCGCCGCACCTGGCCTGA
- a CDS encoding anthranilate synthase component II, with protein sequence MPRVVVVDHYDSYTWNLVHLVAAVTGTLPVVVEHDRTAAAELAGFTHVVLSPGPGHPAEPTDFALGRAVFDLGVPVLGVCLGMQALVHCFGGAVEEAVPAHGEVARISHDGRGLFAGLPQDFAAVRYHSLLAVAVPDCLEVTATCPGPSPGDAPAVMGVRHTSLPLEGVQFHPESILSEYGDRLVARFLEPA encoded by the coding sequence GTGCCACGGGTAGTCGTGGTCGACCACTACGACTCCTACACCTGGAACCTGGTGCACCTGGTCGCCGCGGTGACCGGCACGCTGCCGGTCGTCGTGGAGCACGACCGGACCGCGGCGGCGGAGCTCGCCGGCTTCACCCACGTGGTGCTCTCGCCCGGTCCCGGGCACCCCGCGGAGCCGACCGACTTCGCGCTCGGCCGGGCGGTCTTCGACCTCGGCGTGCCGGTGCTCGGGGTCTGCCTGGGCATGCAGGCGCTGGTGCACTGCTTCGGCGGCGCCGTCGAGGAGGCGGTGCCGGCGCACGGCGAGGTCGCGCGGATCAGCCACGACGGCCGTGGCCTGTTCGCCGGGCTGCCCCAGGACTTCGCCGCGGTCCGCTACCACTCGCTGCTCGCCGTCGCGGTCCCCGACTGCCTCGAGGTCACCGCCACCTGCCCCGGCCCGTCGCCCGGGGACGCCCCGGCGGTGATGGGGGTGCGGCACACCTCGCTGCCGCTGGAGGGCGTCCAGTTCCACCCCGAGTCGATCCTCAGCGAGTACGGCGACCGGCTGGTCGCCCGCTTCCTGGAGCCGGCATGA
- a CDS encoding fructosamine kinase family protein: MNALSHRVETLLGTAVVATAPVAGGDICTATRVRLSDGRTALVKTRPGAPAGFFPTEAEGLRWLAQTGGVPVPEVLAAEPDCLILTWVETGRPSPEAAEAFGRGLARTHAAGAPCFGTASGNDGWIGLLPLPNRSAPGWPEFYATRRVLPYLKLARDRGRIDPADARSVETVVRRINDLAGPAEPPARLHGDLWSGNLLWGVDGAVHLVDPAAHGGHRETDLAMLALFGCPQLPRVLETYHESTPLAYGWEDRVPLHHLYPLLVHACLFGGGYGARAGDAARSLL, translated from the coding sequence ATGAACGCGCTCTCCCACCGGGTCGAGACCCTGCTCGGCACCGCGGTGGTCGCGACCGCGCCGGTGGCCGGCGGCGACATCTGCACCGCGACCCGGGTCCGGCTCTCCGACGGCCGGACCGCGCTGGTCAAGACCCGGCCCGGCGCTCCGGCCGGCTTCTTCCCCACCGAGGCCGAGGGGCTGCGCTGGCTGGCCCAGACGGGCGGCGTCCCGGTGCCCGAGGTGCTCGCCGCCGAGCCGGACTGCCTGATCCTCACCTGGGTGGAGACGGGTCGGCCGAGCCCGGAGGCGGCCGAGGCCTTCGGACGGGGCCTGGCCCGCACCCACGCCGCCGGCGCCCCGTGCTTCGGCACGGCGTCGGGCAACGACGGCTGGATCGGGCTGCTGCCGCTGCCGAACCGGTCCGCGCCCGGCTGGCCCGAGTTCTACGCCACCCGTCGGGTGCTGCCCTACCTGAAGCTGGCCCGCGACCGCGGCCGCATCGACCCCGCCGACGCCCGGTCCGTCGAGACCGTGGTGCGCCGGATCAACGACCTGGCCGGGCCCGCCGAGCCGCCCGCGCGCCTGCACGGCGACCTGTGGTCGGGCAACCTGCTCTGGGGCGTCGACGGCGCGGTGCACCTCGTCGACCCCGCCGCGCACGGCGGCCACCGGGAGACCGACCTGGCGATGCTGGCACTGTTCGGCTGCCCGCAGCTGCCGCGGGTGCTCGAGACCTACCACGAGAGCACCCCGCTGGCCTACGGCTGGGAGGACCGGGTGCCGCTGCACCACCTGTACCCGCTGCTGGTGCACGCCTGCCTCTTCGGCGGCGGCTACGGCGCCCGGGCCGGCGACGCCGCCCGCAGCCTGCTCTGA
- a CDS encoding anthranilate synthase component I family protein — protein MPPDYVAAFEQVQAELRHGNSYEVNLTYRERLGARPDPVTTYLRLRRANPAPYAGYLQHHGTALLSSSPERYATLDRHRWIEARPIKGTTARGETGAEDQRLAEHLRRDPKFRAENLMIVDLLRNDLSLVCDPGTVTVPELMQVESYPSVHQLVSTVRGRLRTEVGTVAALRALFPAGSMTGAPKLRTMQIIDRVEATPRGVYAGAFGWVCADGRADLGVVIRSLVAERAGDGGWGYELGTGGGITVRSDLVEEYAETRWKAARLLAVL, from the coding sequence GTGCCGCCCGACTACGTGGCCGCGTTCGAGCAGGTGCAGGCCGAGCTGCGGCACGGGAACAGCTACGAGGTCAATCTCACCTACCGCGAGCGGCTCGGTGCCCGGCCGGACCCGGTGACGACGTACCTCCGGCTCCGGCGCGCCAACCCGGCCCCGTACGCCGGCTACCTGCAGCACCACGGCACCGCGCTGCTCAGCTCGAGCCCGGAGCGCTACGCCACGCTCGACCGGCACCGGTGGATCGAGGCGCGGCCGATCAAGGGCACCACCGCGCGCGGGGAGACCGGGGCCGAGGATCAGCGGCTGGCCGAGCACCTGCGGCGGGACCCGAAGTTCCGCGCCGAGAACCTGATGATCGTCGACCTGCTCCGCAACGACCTCTCCCTGGTGTGCGACCCCGGCACGGTGACGGTGCCCGAGCTCATGCAGGTGGAGTCCTACCCGTCGGTGCACCAGCTGGTCTCCACGGTCCGCGGACGGCTGCGCACCGAGGTCGGCACGGTCGCGGCGCTGCGGGCGCTGTTCCCGGCCGGGTCGATGACCGGCGCGCCGAAGCTGCGCACGATGCAGATCATCGACCGGGTGGAGGCGACCCCGCGCGGGGTCTACGCCGGCGCGTTCGGCTGGGTGTGCGCCGACGGCCGCGCCGACCTCGGCGTCGTGATCCGCAGCCTGGTCGCCGAGCGGGCCGGCGACGGCGGCTGGGGCTACGAGCTGGGCACCGGCGGCGGGATCACGGTCCGCTCCGACCTCGTCGAGGAGTACGCCGAGACCCGGTGGAAGGCCGCCCGGCTCCTCGCCGTCCTGTGA